One Paucibacter aquatile genomic window, GATCGAGAGACACACCATGAGCAAAAGCAACAAGGCACCTTCTCCTTCATTCCACTGGGACGACCCCCTGCTGCTGAACGAGCAGCTCAGTGACGACGAGCGCATGGTGCGCGACGCCGCGGCGGCCTACTGCCAGGAGCGGCTGGCGCCGCGCGTGCTCGAGGCCTTCCGCCATGAGCGCACCGATCTGGCCATCTTCCGCGAGATGGGCGAAATCGGCCTCTTGGGCCCTACCATCGCGCCCGAGTACGGCGGCCCGGGCCTCAACTACGTGGCCTACGGCCTGATCGCCCGCGAGGTGGAGCGCGTGGATTCGGGCTACCGCTCGATGATGAGCGTGCAGAGCTCGCTGGTCATGGTGCCGATCAACGACTTCGGCAACGAAGCCACCAAGCAGAAATACCTGCCCAAGCTGGCCACCGGCGAATGGATCGGCTGTTTCGGCCTGACCGAACCCAACCACGGCTCCGACCCCGGCTCCATGGTCACCCGTGCCAAGAAGGTGGACGGCGGCTACAGCCTCACCGGCTCCAAGATGTGGATCACCAACAGCCCGGTGGCCGATGTCTTCGTGGTCTGGGCCAAGGACGATGAGGGTGCCATCCGCGGCTTCGTGCTGGAGAAGGGCTGGAAGGGCCTGAGCGCCCCGGCCATCCACGGCAAGGTGGGCCTGCGTGCGTCCATCACCGGCGAAATCGTCATGGACGGCGTGTTCTGCCCGGAAGAAAACGCATTCCCCGAAGTGCGCGGCCTGAAAGGCCCGTTTACCTGCCTGAACAGCGCCCGCTACGGCATCGCCTGGGGCGCGCTGGGCGCGGCCGAAGACTGCTGGCACACCGCCCGCCAGTACGTGCTGGACCGCCAGCAATTCGGCAAGCCCCTGGCCGCCAACCAGCTGATCCAGAAGAAGCTGGCCGATATGCAGACCGAGATCACCCTGGGCCTGCAAGGCTGCTTGCGCCTGGGCCGCATGAAGGACGAAGGCACGGCGGCGGTGGAGATCACCTCCATCATGAAGCGCAACAGCTGCGGCAAGAGCCTGGACATCGCCCGCATGGCCCGTGACATGCTGGGCGGCAACGGCATCAGCGATGAATTCGGCATCGCCCGCCATCTGGTGAACCTGGAGGTGGTCAACACCTATGAAGGCACCCACGACATCCATGCGCTGATCCTGGGCCGGGCGCAGACGGGGATTGCGGCGTTCTGAAGCCTGCGCCTGCGTGGCTTGCGATCTGGCTGGGCTGCGCGATCACACAGCTTGTCGAGCTGCGCCCGCTGCGGTTCGCGGCTGTTTCAGTGCAGCAGGGCAAACTGGTCGTGTCCGATGCCCCTGTGTAGGTTGGACCGCAGTACCACTCTGTAGAGTGGCTGCGGCTCCCGCAGCTGGCGTGGCAGGCAGTCCATCGGGCTGCGCACGGCGCCCCCTCCCAGCTTGAGCACATGGGTGTAGATCATGGTGGTGGCCACGTCCGCGTGCCCCAGCAACTCTTGCACCGTGCGGATGTCGTAGCCGGTTTGCAGCAAATGCGTTGCGAAGCAATGGCGCAGGGTGTGCGGTGTGGCGGGCTTGCTGATGCGGGCGGCTTTGATTGCTCGCTTGAAGGCGCGCTGAAAGGTCTCGGCATACAGGTGGTGGCGCCGGATCACGCCGCTGCGGGGATCGGTGGACAGTTGCGCTTGCGGAAAGACCCAGAACCAGGCCCAGCTGCTGCCGGCGCGCGGGTACTTGCGCTCCAGGGCGTAGGGCAAATCCACGCCGGCCTGCCCGGCTTCCACATCGCCCCACCAGATGGGCCGAATGCGGGCCAGTTGATCGCGCAGCGCCGCAGCCAGTGAGGTCGGCAGCATGACCACCCGGTCCTTGGCACCTTTGCCCTGACGCACGTAGATCGCGCCTTGGGCGAAATCCAGATCCTTGACCCGCAGGCCCAGCGCCTCGGAAATGCGCATGCCCGTGCCATACAAAAGCTGGGCCAGGAGTTGATGTTCGCCCTCCATGGCCTGCAGCACCGAGGAGACTTCACCCATGCTCAGCACCACCGGCAAGCGTCGTTTGGGCACAGGCCGGCCAATGTCTTTCATCCAGGGCAGTTGCAGGCCCAAGACCTGCCCGTAGAGAAAGAGCAGGGCGGACAGTGCCTGTCGGTGGCTGGAGGGTGCCAAACCGCGATCTGAAGCCAGATGCGTCAGGTAGGCCTCCACCTCCGCCCCACCCATCTCGCGGGGATGCCGCATCCCATGGAAGCGGATGAAGGCGCGCGACCAGTACACATATGCCTGTTCGGTGCTGCGGCTGTAATGGAGCAAACGCACCCGTTCGCGCAACTGATCGAGCAGTTTGATGGGGCGAGGCATTGGCGTAGCCGGATGCTCCGCCGCTGCGGGTTGTTGTGGCTGCGGCCTCAGTTCGGGCGCCTGGGACGGCAACGGCAAACCAGGTCCTGCGAGGGCGTCTGAATGCTCGGCGTCTGACCATGGAGGCGGACGCAACAACCCGCGATTTGATGGCAACATGCTGACCTGCCTCACTCCTGACGGCACCGCGCGAACCGGTCAGGCACTTTGTAAGCAGCGCGGCTTTTGTCATGAAATTTAATACTGTATGAAAAAACAGTCAATCGATGAAAAAAGTCAGCGCCGACAAGCCCTTGCGCGGCCGTTCTGCCCTACGGTTATTGCGACACCAGCCGTGATAAGCGGCGGGTGGGTGCGATATACAACACGTTAAGCATCAGATGCGGCAGTTGAGCGTCCAGCAGCAAAATCTTGCGACCGAGGAAGGTATTCGGCGGGAGGTGACCTATTGGCGCACTCACCCGCTGCCTCGGGCTCTCGTTGAAGTGGCGTCGGCGCGAGGCGTCGACTGCAAGTCCGCCATCATGCTAAAACTCGAGATTGACTTTCCGGGTATGCCGAGGTTGTTTGGGACCTTGGTTACTGCGGAAGGAAAGTTCGTGGATTTCGAAATAGAAACCGACGAGAGCCACTCTCAAGTCGAGGACGTAGCGGTTTGGATGGACTCGACGGATGAACAGGATTTCGGCTTGCACAATCGCGGCACGGGAGTAGGTGCCGGCGCTCTTGCCCTGAAAGTACTGCGCGAGATCAATGCTGATGCTTAACCTCTCATTGCAGCGGACCTGCGCCAGCTACGCTGGCTGGTCCGCTGAATTCAAACGTTAGGCAAAACATGAGCACTTTTGCGTTTTCCGAAAACTGGATAGAGACTTCATGGAGGGAAATGGGGCAGCAATTCTGCAAAGAGAAAATCCCAGCCGCTCGTTATGCCAAGCTTGCGGTTGACGATCTCGCGTTCCCCATTAAGAACAAACCATCCCAAACTTGGATGCTTGATTCTGGCAAACTTTTGTCTTCGTCTACCGAAATTAGAATCACAAGAATTCCGTTCATCGCATTTTCCATTGATGAAGACGCAAATACGCTAAACATCCAAGTTCACTGGGCGCCTAGATGCGGTTATGGCTTTGAAGTTCAATTTGATCAATCTGGGTTGGTTATAAGTCAAAAAATGCGTTGGGTTTCGTAGTGAAAACATTGCCTAACAACTCCATCGAGTTCATGCTTGCTTTCAGCAAGCATCGGACGTCGCTACGCGACGCCGCTCATGTCGAACGTTAAACATGAACAACCGCCGCATTGCATTTGCGCTGGCATTGACGACGGCAGTCGGGGCTGGAACGGCTAATGCGGTCCCTGAGGGTTGGCTGCAGTACTGCTTCTGGGGTACAGCGCTGGCGGTCCTGGTTTTCGGGTCTTTGGCTGCGGCAAGCGCTCGGGAGGTGGCTGAGTCGAATACCGGCCCTGCAGCCAGGCTCCTCCTGTGGCTCGTGATCGGAACTGATCGGCCGGCAGCGCACATCAAGGACATGGGAGCACTAGTGTGCTTCTATGGAGCCGTGGCGTTCCTGGCTGGTTTGACGCTTGGAGCCTTTGGAGCAGTCCATGTTTAACCTGTCGCTCAACCAGACCCGCAACGGCACGCCGCCTTCGGGCCTCATTTCATTCTGGCCCTGCGGCGCCCTGCCGTCGCGGGCCGGTTAGCTCGAACGTTGGGCAGCATGAACATGCACGTGGCGAATTCTGCAGATTCATGGCTGGACCTAGTGGGTTCTGCTACTGCTGTGCTCGGCCCATCGAGAGGGCACATACCGGACCTCGGTGCTTTCCGTATCGCATACATGCACCTAACTCCCGCGCACTTGTGGCTCTACGGATCCGTCACGGGTCTCCCATCGGGCATCGGGTACGGGAATGCAAGTGCGAGCGTGGAGAAATTCAATCTGGCGCTTGATGTCTCCCTAAAGCGGTTGATCAAGATTTCTGGGCAGCCCGAGCTCGATTCCGAACTCGATGATTCGATGCACAGCTTCCAGTTGGCAAAGCCTGTCGCCGTTAACATTCGCCAAGTCGATGAATTGGTCTGGCCCGATGCACAACATCGCGTGCTCCACATTACTGGAGAGTCCTCGCACTTTGGTTTCGAGCTCTTCGCAAACTTTGTCAGTGCATTCGGCGGCAAGCATGCGAAGACCCGATTTCTTCAATCGTTGTCTGTTCGAGACTAAGTAGCTGCCCAACCCTTCATTGCAGCCGACCTGCGCCAGCTCCGCTGGCTAGTCGGCTGAATTCAAACGTTGGGCAGCATGAACATGCACGTGGCGAATTCTGCAGATTCATGGCTGGACCTAGTGGGTTCTGCTACTGCTGTGCTCGGCCCATCGAGAGGGCACATACCGGACCTCGGTGCTTTCCGTATCGCATACATGCACCTAACTCCCGCGCACTTGTGGCTCTACGGATCCGTCACGGGTCTCCCATCTGGCATCGGGTACGGGAATGCAAGTGCGAGCGTGGAGAAATTCAATCTGGCGCTTGATGTCTCCCTAAAGCGGTTGATCAAGATTTCTGGGCAGCCCGAGCTCGATTCCGAACTCGATGATTCGATGCACAGCTTCCAGTTGGCAAAGCCTGTCGTCGTTAACATTCGTCAAGTCGATGAATTGGTCTGGCCCGATGCACAACATCGCGTGCTCCACATTACTGGAGAGTCCTCGCACTTTGGTTTCGAGCTCTTCGCAAACTTTGTCAGTGCATTCGGCGGCAAGCATGCGAAGACCCGATTTCTTCAATCGTTGTCTGTTCGAGACTAAGTAGCTGCCCAACCCTTCATTGCAGCCGACCTGCGCCAGCTCCGCTGGCTAGTCGGCTGAATTCAAACGCTATGCAGCAGGCTAAGATATCTTCGACGATCCGTTCTGGGTTGCGCGTTCGCGGCGATCACGCGGCGAAACGGGCCGAGGCTTTCTCGTGTTCGGGCTGGGCGCAAGCAGCCCCAGCTTTTGGTCGCCGTGATCTTGCCGGTTCAAACCAAGCTAGTCGTTCGCTTTCCCCGGATCGCCGCCTGCCGCATGGCACCGACGCAGCCTGTCGCCTCAGCCGACTGCCGCGTGGGTACAGCTTCGGTATGCTTTCGGCCACTTCCATCGCAGTGCCTCCGAAGGTGGCTCTGCATAGCCGGTCGTTGCAGCGGACCGCCTGCGGCGTCCGCTGACCTTTACGTTAGGCCTCACACGACACGTTTGATTCATGCATTCCGCACCCTCACCAGTCACGCCCACGCTGCCTCCGGTTCAATCGACGACGATCAGGATCGCGGGGAATGGCGTTGTTCTGCTGTGCTGCATGCTCCTTCTGTTGGGTGCTTTCTTCTTTGGAATAGCCTCGTGTGGAGGATATGTCTGGCACAAGGAGCTTTTTCGTGTCGTGAGCATCGCGATGTGGCTGCTCGCCGTCCTAGTTCCAAGTACGCTGCTGTCCTCGTGGAAGAGGAAACTGGGCTTTGCTGCCGCTATGCCAGTAGCCTATGCCGTCTTTGAGTCGGCCGTATCGACCTTCTATCCTGGTCCGCCTGCTTCGATTGCTGAGTTCGGTGAGTTTTTCTTGCAGGCAATGGAGTACGGACCATGCAGGTGAGGCCTAACCGGTTACAGGGACTTCCCACCGCGTCAACACCGTCTCATTGAATCCCCCCGCAAGACCTGACCCCGATTGATCTGGATTGCACACGCCGACTCGGACGAAGGGCTGAACAGAGAACAGACTGCCACTCTACAGACGGCCTTGTTGCAGTCGCTGGCAGGTGCCCTGGCGCTGCGGACCCAGATACGAACCGCTCAGCAGGGCTCCATTCCATTCGCGTGGACTGGGTCCGAAGACCGCGCGCCACCACTGGTTAGTCGAGCTTGCCTGCTGCCGGTCTGACCTGTCAGTGCATCTTCTGTGTGTCGTCGTGCATGGAAGTTGGAGACTCAGCTCGGCATGGTGGCGCCGGGCTTGAGGCTGATGTGATGGGGATCGAAGCGCTCGCCGCGGGTCATGACGGCCCAGAGGATGCGGGCGTTCTTGTTGGCCAGGGCGACGACCGCCTTCTGCCAGCCCGAGCGCTCCTTGAGGGCCAAGACCCAACGCGAGATCGGATCGCTACGCGTGTGGGCGGTGTTGACCACGGATTTGGCGCCCTGGATCAGCAAGGTCCTCAGATAGGCATCGCCGCGCTTGGTGATGGTGCCCAGGTGAGGCTTGCCACCGCTGGAGTGCTGCTTGGGCACTAGACCCAGCCAGGCGCTGAACTGGGCTCCACTCTTGAATTGTCTGAAGTCCCCGACTGTGGCGACGGCCGCTGATGCGCCAACGGGGCCGATGCCCATGAGCTGCCCGGCGCGACGCACCTCCGGGTTCTCCTGCTCATGCGCGGCCAGTCGCTCGTCGCACCAGGCTAGGTGCTCGTCCAGCTCACGCCACTGCGCCTGCGCCCGGCGAAGCGTCATGCGGGCCAAGCCATTCATCTCGTTGGCGCCGTCCTCCAGCAGCTCGTCCAGCACCAGGCGCAGGGCTCTGGATCCATTGGGCACGGCGACACCGAACTCCAGCAGCAGGCCGCGAATGCGATTGATGCAGGCCGTGCGGTCCGCCTTGAGGCCTTCGCGCAAGCGATGCACGCACAGCAAGCTCTGCTGCTCGACGCTCTTGACCGGAACAAAGCGCATGTGAGGGCGGCTCGCCGCCTCGCAGATGGCCGCAGCGTCGTTGGCGTCGTTCTTGCCGCAGTGGCCCTCGGCGCGATAGGGGGCGGCCAGGTGAGCCGAGATGATGCGAGCATCCAGCCCCATCGCGCGCAGGGCCCGGGCCCAGTGATGTGCGCTGGAGCTGACCTCCATCACCACCATGCAGCCGACCTGCAACAGCGCACACCAAGCCAGGAACTTGTCGCGGGCCAGCGCCCGGTTCGTCAGCACGCGGCCACCGCCGTCAACGGCGTGCACTTGGATGACTCGCTTAGAGAGATCCACGCCTACGCGCACCGCTGGAACTTGGGTATTCTTGTCCATGGACTTCCCCTTTCGAAATGGCTGCAGATTGATGACCAACACCACCAATCTTGGCGCCTTGACGCCGTTGCCTGAAGGTGGGAAGTCCCTTCGCATTCCGCTCGAGTGGACCTCCGCCAGCTGGCCGCGCTGCGCTGCCTGCATATTTTCAGCTCCGCGCGGCCAGCTGGCTGCGGCCCCTCAGCTCGAACGTTAGAGATCACATGCCGCGCACTTGGCCAACCGTCAGCTACTTCAACTCAGGCACTGCCGCGGCCAGAGAGGTGATGGGCGAGCTTGAGCTGCTCGATCGCAAGAACTGGTACGAACTCTATCGCCGGATCGAAGATGGAACACACTGGCGGCTTGACACTGAAGACAAGTTTCAGCAGCGCTACCTCGTCCAAATTGATGACACTGGCAGCTGGGATTCATTCGACTCTTCCGCGCTCGAAAAGGAGCTTCTACTGGAGCGCCGTGGCGGCGTCGGGGCCGAAGAATGTATCTGTGCTGGTTGCTCGGCCCCGGTGCTTCTTAAGTCGGCCTTTTGTCTCAATCACACCTATGAGCGCGGGGTGCGAAAGTGAACTCTAACCATTCGCTCGAGCCGACTCGCGTCGGCGGGCCGCCGCTCGCGGCTCAGCTTCAACGTTAGGTCTCACCGTCACCATGTCCTACCAGTTCTCTGGGTTCCTCGTTGCGATGCCACTACGCCGCCCGGTTGAATTGCCGGCGGGTGCAGTGTGGCGAGAGATTTCGCTCCCGTTCCGCGGCATTGGCGTTCTGCTTCCGCATACGATCGGCGAGATCCTCAAGGCCGACCAAATCGCAGACTTTGCCCGCTATCTTGGAATTGCAAACGGCGCCCCCTGGCTGTTCATGCAGTACGACACTTGGGGCGGCGAGATTGACTTCGTTTTTGGCATGGGCGCCACATCTGCGGGAGCGTTCGGTCCGGTTGAAGAGTCCGCGCGGGGTCAAGTCGAAGCTGTATACCTAGATCTCATGGCTCGGCTTGGTGTTGGTGCCGATGATGCTCTTGCGTTTAAACCCTTTGAGCGTGGCTACTGGGGCGAGCAATGAGACCTAACCCATCGCTCAACCGGATCCGCGACGGCATGCCGCTTTCGGGCCTCATTTCATTCTGGCCCTGCAGCGCCATGCCGTCGCGGGCCGGTTAGCTCAAACGTTAGGCCGCACAAGAACGCGATCCTTGCCTATGACCCAAGAATCCTTGCGCCACGAGCGTTGCTGGCTCAATCCGCTACGACTCATAGTCACAGCTTTCGCAGTCGTTCTGAGCCTGCTTTCTGCTTCCTGTGGCGAAAGTAAGCCGGTTAAATCGTCCGCTCTTCACGTCGACTCTGAAGGCAGGTACACGCTGGACGGAACGAAGGTCGAGCCCTCAAACCTGAAAGACGCGCTTAGTTCTCTAGGTAAGTCCGGAAACACCGTCGAGCTTCGCATTCACACCAGAGCCAACAGTAACTATCAGGCGGTCGGACGCGCAGTACAGGCAGCTCAGGAAGCCCGCATAGACATAGTTGTCTTCGTTGAGGAGCCACTCAAGTGAAGCTATCAAGCGCGGTGCGGCCTAACCCTTCAATCGAGATGACAAACACCGGCAAGCCGGTGTTTGCCTCTCATCTCAAACGTTAGGCCTCGCCGTGCCGACGCTCTTCAAGTACCTGCCTTCCAAATTCCTAGACGCATTCGTAGGTCAGGGCGAGATCCTTTTCCGCTCTCTTTCCTACTTTCGCAACTACGAAGAGATCAAGGTTCGGGGCGATAGACATGAAGGACGACGGTTGTACCAGCCGTCGCAAGGCCTGGAGATCACCAAAGTCGATACGGGCGAAAAGTCCCTTCTCCCTTGGGCATTCGAGTCCAGCGTCAAAGATCGAGAGATCTTTGTCTTCTGCCTAAGTACAAAGTTCTCGGAGGGCTTGGCCAAGGAATTCGGGGCTGATGCATGCGTCTCGATCCACGATCCCGTCGCACTCATTGCCCGCATAAGAGCTGCTCTAACGCTTCGCAGATGGGTAAAGCATGCTCGCCTGCTGCATCAGCCGGTGGACTACTACTCTCCGAGTGAAGCCCCGTTGGCGGAGTGGGCAGTGCCAGAGCGAATGGTTATGCGGAAGACAACCGAATACAGCTATCAAAACGAGTACCGTCTCGCCTTTGCCCGTGGAAACGCACTGCAAGTAAACAACGTCGACGCGTTGATAGCGGCAACTCCGGGATCCTCCGAGCCAACGCTAACGAGCCATCCTGAACAGAAACTCCGAGTTGGAAGCCTAGCGAGAATATGCACAGTTCAAACATTCGCCTAGCGAGGCCTAACCCTTCCATCGAGAGGGACGCCCAAAGGCTAGCGCCTTTGGTCGCCCCTCATGTCAAACGTTGGGCGTCAACAGATGCACATCACTGAACTCGAACCGCTGCGGAAGAAGGTCATAGTCCTTCGCGGGAATACTTCCACCCGCGACATCGCTGCCTTCGTCGAGGAACTCGTTGAGCGGGCCAATACGCCAGCAATGGCTCAAAGTGCCTGCGACAGAGTCATCAGCATGTGTAACCCAAAGGCTTGGGGCGACAGGCTTGTCGAAGGGTTTGGTGATGATTTCCTTGCTTGGCAATCGTTCTTGGGCGAACTCAGTGATCTTGCCAAGCAGTGCGGGCAAGCCATCTACGACAACAGGCATAGGGCATAGTGAATCGCCCCGGGTTTTGAGGAGGCTCCAACTCTGGAGAATGGAGCCATGAAGAAGTCCCCGAAGTTTTCGCCCGAGGTGCGTGAGCGTGCCGTGCGCATGGTGCTGGAGCACCGAGCAGAACATCCGTCGCAGTGGGCGGCCATCGAATCCATCGCCGACAAGATCGGCTGCGTGCCGCAGACCTTGCACACCTGGGTCAAGCAGCACGAGGTCGATGCCGGCCAGCGAGACGGTGTCTCGACTGCGGAGGCTCAGCGCATCAAGGAACTGGAACGAGAGGTGCGCGAGCTGCGCAAGGCCAACGAGATTCTGAAGCTGGCCAGCGCGTTTTTCGCCCAGGCGGAGCTCGACCGCCGCATCAAGTCCTGAAGGCGTTCATCGACCAGCACCGCCAGCAGCTTGGGGTCGAGCCGATCTGCCGCGTCCTGCAGATTGCCCCATCGGCTTACTGGCGCCACGTCGCTTGTCAGCGCAGCCCGGCCTTGCGCTCTTTGCGAGCCCAGCGCGATGTGCAACTGCTACCGCAGGTGCAGCGCGTCTGGCAGGCCAACCATCAGGTCTACGGCGCCGAGAAGGTCTGGCGCCAGCTCAACCGCGAAGGCGTCGCCGTGGCGCGCTGCACCGTCGAGCGGCTGATGCGCCAGCTCGGGCTGCAGGGTGTGCGCCGAGGCAAGGCCGTGCGCACCACCATTCCCGATCCCAAGGCGCCATGCCCGTTGGACCGCGTCAATCGGCAGTTCCGGGCCGAGCGGCCGAACCAGCTGTGGGTCTCGGACTTCACCTATGTCTCAACCTGGCAGGGCTGGGTGTATGTAGCGTTCGTCATCGACGTGTTCAGCCGGCGCATCGTGGGTTGGCGTCAGAGCAGTTCGATGCACACCGAGTTCGTACTCGACGCATTGGAGCAGGCGCTGTACGACCGCAAGCCGTCCGATGGCCTGGTGCATCACTCCGACCGTGGGTCGCAATACGTGTCTATCCGCTACAGCGAGCGGTTGGCCGAGGCCGGAATCGAGCCCTCAGTGGGTTCCAAGGGCGACAGCTACGACAACGCACTGGCCGAGACCATCAACGGGCTGTACAAGGCCGAGGTCATTCACCGGCGCGGGCCTTGGAAGACCAAGCAGGCGGTGGAACTGGCAACACTGGAATGGGTCGCCTGGTTCAACCATCACCGGCTGATGGGGCCGCTGGGCCATGTGCCGCCTGCTGAGTTCGAAGCCAATTACCATCGTCACCGCGCTGGTCAGGCCGCGACCGCCTGACTTAAACCAACAGGCCTCCTCGGAACCCGGGGCGATTCATTACTCTCGGTGGCCGCTATCGTAAATGAACCGTTAGTGAAAAGCTCAAGACCCATCGGTTCGGTACCGCGTCTAACAAAGGATCAGATTCAAAAGGGCGTTGCGGATGGCGCGCTCTGCGTGGATGCCAAGGGCTTGGCAAATTCTCGTGGAGCCCTTATCAACCACGACGGGAA contains:
- a CDS encoding biopolymer transporter ExbD yields the protein MTQESLRHERCWLNPLRLIVTAFAVVLSLLSASCGESKPVKSSALHVDSEGRYTLDGTKVEPSNLKDALSSLGKSGNTVELRIHTRANSNYQAVGRAVQAAQEARIDIVVFVEEPLK
- a CDS encoding IS110 family RNA-guided transposase: MDKNTQVPAVRVGVDLSKRVIQVHAVDGGGRVLTNRALARDKFLAWCALLQVGCMVVMEVSSSAHHWARALRAMGLDARIISAHLAAPYRAEGHCGKNDANDAAAICEAASRPHMRFVPVKSVEQQSLLCVHRLREGLKADRTACINRIRGLLLEFGVAVPNGSRALRLVLDELLEDGANEMNGLARMTLRRAQAQWRELDEHLAWCDERLAAHEQENPEVRRAGQLMGIGPVGASAAVATVGDFRQFKSGAQFSAWLGLVPKQHSSGGKPHLGTITKRGDAYLRTLLIQGAKSVVNTAHTRSDPISRWVLALKERSGWQKAVVALANKNARILWAVMTRGERFDPHHISLKPGATMPS
- a CDS encoding integron integrase — its product is MPRPIKLLDQLRERVRLLHYSRSTEQAYVYWSRAFIRFHGMRHPREMGGAEVEAYLTHLASDRGLAPSSHRQALSALLFLYGQVLGLQLPWMKDIGRPVPKRRLPVVLSMGEVSSVLQAMEGEHQLLAQLLYGTGMRISEALGLRVKDLDFAQGAIYVRQGKGAKDRVVMLPTSLAAALRDQLARIRPIWWGDVEAGQAGVDLPYALERKYPRAGSSWAWFWVFPQAQLSTDPRSGVIRRHHLYAETFQRAFKRAIKAARISKPATPHTLRHCFATHLLQTGYDIRTVQELLGHADVATTMIYTHVLKLGGGAVRSPMDCLPRQLREPQPLYRVVLRSNLHRGIGHDQFALLH
- a CDS encoding acyl-CoA dehydrogenase → MSKSNKAPSPSFHWDDPLLLNEQLSDDERMVRDAAAAYCQERLAPRVLEAFRHERTDLAIFREMGEIGLLGPTIAPEYGGPGLNYVAYGLIAREVERVDSGYRSMMSVQSSLVMVPINDFGNEATKQKYLPKLATGEWIGCFGLTEPNHGSDPGSMVTRAKKVDGGYSLTGSKMWITNSPVADVFVVWAKDDEGAIRGFVLEKGWKGLSAPAIHGKVGLRASITGEIVMDGVFCPEENAFPEVRGLKGPFTCLNSARYGIAWGALGAAEDCWHTARQYVLDRQQFGKPLAANQLIQKKLADMQTEITLGLQGCLRLGRMKDEGTAAVEITSIMKRNSCGKSLDIARMARDMLGGNGISDEFGIARHLVNLEVVNTYEGTHDIHALILGRAQTGIAAF
- a CDS encoding IS3 family transposase (programmed frameshift), with amino-acid sequence MKKSPKFSPEVRERAVRMVLEHRAEHPSQWAAIESIADKIGCVPQTLHTWVKQHEVDAGQRDGVSTAEAQRIKELEREVRELRKANEILKLASAFFGPGGARPPHQVLKAFIDQHRQQLGVEPICRVLQIAPSAYWRHVACQRSPALRSLRAQRDVQLLPQVQRVWQANHQVYGAEKVWRQLNREGVAVARCTVERLMRQLGLQGVRRGKAVRTTIPDPKAPCPLDRVNRQFRAERPNQLWVSDFTYVSTWQGWVYVAFVIDVFSRRIVGWRQSSSMHTEFVLDALEQALYDRKPSDGLVHHSDRGSQYVSIRYSERLAEAGIEPSVGSKGDSYDNALAETINGLYKAEVIHRRGPWKTKQAVELATLEWVAWFNHHRLMGPLGHVPPAEFEANYHRHRAGQAATA